In one window of Streptomyces roseofulvus DNA:
- a CDS encoding FAD-binding and (Fe-S)-binding domain-containing protein, whose product MRRRTRHPCVVGTHEGTHAGLAADLRSALAGDVDFTPAARALTTMDASNYRRVPAGTVAPRDADDVAAALEACRNHGVPVVPRGAGTSIGGQATGTGVVLDLTRHLDGIVSVDPEARTAVVRPGLVLGRLREAVRPYGLTFGPDPSTHSRCTLGGMIGNNACGAHSVAWGTTADNVHSLEVVTYRGERLTLGRNGQGAPAGLLDLVGRRLGLLRTGYPAGLPRRISGYALDALLPEKGVDVVRSFVGSEGTLGVVTEATVRLVPLPARPILVVLGYADETAAADAAAGLLAYGPLTVEGMAADLVGAVGGLPRGGAWLFCEVDGAGAADRLVRAADAVDAAVVRDPAGQRALWRIREDAAGTATRMPGGGDAWPGWEDCAVPPARLGAYLRDFRALLADFGLRGVPYGHFGDGCVHVRIDFDLWTGKGVRDFRRFSEAVADLVVAHGGSLSGEHGDGKARAELLPRMYGEELVALFGQVKDVWDPDGGLNPGMLVRPEPLDSGLRFAGLPVVGSGEGLGSGEGLGSGEGLGRAAARCVGVAKCRVAGPSKGEGVMCPSFRATGEEKHSTRGRARLLHEMALGEVITDGWRSEEVREALDLCLSCKGCRSDCPVGVDMAAYKAEFLDRHYAGAGGWWRRPRSHWTMGGLPRWLDVFGRGLNTLTRLPYAAGLAGVTPERPLPRVAERTFTSWFAERASSRPAALVLWPDTFTDHLAPQVGRAAVRVLEEAKLGVALPEGRVCCGLTYVSTGRLGAARRVMRRTLDVMEGETGERGERGGMGEAGAAGDLPVVVLEPSCAATLRTDLPELLPDDPRAARLAARIRTFAEALETLAPDWTPPRLDREVTGQTHCHQHAVLGGAPDRRLRERAGLVGELAGGCCGLAGNFGFEPGHEEVSRTCAEDQLLPALRAADAGTEILADGFSCRTQITHLTDRRARHMAELLAEGLEGEGR is encoded by the coding sequence ATGAGACGAAGGACGAGACATCCTTGCGTCGTGGGAACACACGAGGGCACACACGCAGGACTGGCCGCCGACCTCAGGTCCGCGCTCGCCGGGGACGTCGACTTCACCCCCGCCGCACGGGCGCTCACCACCATGGACGCCTCCAACTACCGCCGCGTGCCCGCCGGTACGGTCGCGCCGCGCGACGCCGACGACGTCGCCGCAGCCCTGGAGGCGTGCCGGAACCACGGCGTCCCGGTCGTCCCGCGCGGCGCCGGCACCTCCATCGGAGGCCAGGCCACCGGCACCGGCGTCGTGCTCGACCTCACACGCCACCTCGACGGGATCGTCTCCGTCGACCCCGAGGCCCGCACCGCCGTCGTCCGCCCCGGACTCGTCCTCGGCCGGCTGCGGGAGGCCGTCCGCCCGTACGGCCTCACCTTCGGCCCCGACCCGTCCACCCACAGCCGCTGCACCCTCGGCGGCATGATCGGCAACAACGCCTGCGGAGCGCACTCCGTCGCCTGGGGCACCACCGCCGACAACGTCCACTCCCTCGAAGTGGTGACGTACCGGGGTGAGCGGTTGACGCTGGGGAGGAACGGGCAGGGCGCACCCGCCGGGCTCCTCGACCTCGTGGGCCGGCGGCTGGGACTGCTGCGGACCGGCTACCCGGCCGGCCTGCCCCGCCGGATCTCCGGCTACGCGCTGGACGCGCTGCTCCCGGAGAAGGGCGTGGACGTCGTCCGCTCGTTCGTCGGCAGCGAGGGGACCCTCGGGGTGGTGACGGAGGCGACCGTCCGGCTCGTGCCCCTGCCCGCCCGGCCGATCCTCGTGGTTCTGGGGTACGCGGACGAGACGGCGGCGGCGGACGCGGCGGCGGGACTGCTGGCGTACGGGCCGCTGACGGTGGAGGGGATGGCGGCCGACCTCGTGGGAGCGGTGGGCGGGTTGCCGAGGGGAGGGGCGTGGCTCTTCTGCGAGGTGGACGGGGCGGGTGCGGCGGACCGGCTCGTCCGGGCGGCGGACGCGGTCGACGCGGCGGTCGTACGGGACCCGGCCGGGCAGCGGGCGCTCTGGCGGATCCGGGAGGACGCGGCCGGGACGGCGACCCGGATGCCGGGCGGCGGGGACGCGTGGCCGGGATGGGAGGACTGTGCGGTGCCGCCGGCCCGGCTGGGCGCGTATCTGCGGGACTTCCGCGCGCTGTTGGCCGATTTCGGCCTCCGGGGAGTCCCGTACGGGCACTTCGGCGACGGCTGCGTCCACGTCCGCATCGACTTCGACCTGTGGACGGGGAAGGGCGTCCGCGACTTCCGCCGCTTCTCCGAGGCCGTGGCCGACCTGGTCGTCGCGCACGGCGGCTCCCTCTCCGGCGAACACGGCGACGGGAAGGCGCGGGCCGAGCTGCTGCCCCGGATGTACGGGGAGGAGCTGGTCGCGCTGTTCGGCCAGGTGAAGGACGTGTGGGACCCGGACGGCGGCCTCAACCCCGGCATGCTGGTCCGGCCGGAACCGCTGGACTCGGGGCTGCGGTTCGCGGGGCTGCCGGTGGTGGGGAGCGGGGAGGGGCTGGGAAGCGGGGAGGGGCTGGGGAGTGGGGAAGGGCTGGGCAGGGCGGCCGCGCGGTGCGTCGGCGTCGCCAAGTGCCGGGTCGCCGGGCCGAGCAAGGGGGAGGGCGTGATGTGCCCGTCCTTCCGGGCGACGGGAGAGGAGAAGCACTCGACGCGGGGGCGCGCCCGGCTCCTCCACGAGATGGCGCTCGGCGAGGTCATCACCGACGGCTGGCGGTCGGAGGAGGTGCGCGAGGCGCTGGACCTGTGCCTGTCCTGCAAGGGCTGCCGCAGCGACTGCCCTGTGGGCGTCGACATGGCCGCGTACAAGGCGGAGTTCCTGGACCGGCACTACGCGGGGGCGGGCGGCTGGTGGCGCAGGCCGCGATCGCACTGGACGATGGGCGGCCTGCCGCGCTGGCTGGACGTGTTCGGGCGCGGCCTGAACACGCTGACGCGGCTGCCGTACGCGGCGGGCCTGGCGGGCGTCACACCGGAACGGCCGCTCCCGAGGGTCGCGGAGCGGACGTTCACGAGCTGGTTCGCCGAGCGTGCCTCGTCCCGCCCGGCGGCCCTCGTGCTGTGGCCCGACACCTTCACGGACCACCTGGCCCCGCAGGTGGGCCGGGCGGCGGTGCGGGTCCTGGAGGAGGCGAAGCTGGGCGTGGCGCTGCCGGAGGGGCGGGTGTGCTGCGGGCTCACGTACGTGTCGACGGGGAGGCTGGGGGCGGCGCGGCGGGTGATGCGGCGGACGCTGGACGTGATGGAGGGGGAGACGGGGGAGAGGGGAGAGAGGGGAGGGATGGGTGAGGCGGGGGCGGCGGGGGACCTTCCCGTGGTCGTCCTGGAGCCCTCCTGCGCGGCGACCCTCCGCACCGACCTGCCGGAACTCCTCCCGGACGACCCGAGGGCGGCCCGGCTGGCGGCGAGGATCCGCACCTTCGCGGAGGCCCTGGAGACCCTGGCCCCGGACTGGACGCCGCCCCGGCTCGACCGCGAGGTGACGGGCCAGACCCACTGCCACCAGCACGCGGTCCTGGGCGGGGCCCCGGACCGCCGCCTGAGGGAGCGGGCGGGGCTGGTGGGGGAGCTGGCGGGCGGCTGCTGCGGCCTGGCGGGCAACTTCGGCTTCGAGCCGGGTCACGAGGAGGTGTCCCGCACCTGCGCGGAGGACCAGCTCCTGCCGGCACTGCGGGCCGCCGACGCCGGAACGGAGATCCTGGCCGACGGCTTCTCCTGCCGCACCCAGATCACCCACCTCACGGACCGCAGGGCCCGGCACATGGCGGAGCTCCTGGCGGAGGGGCTGGAGGGGGAGGGGCGGTAG
- a CDS encoding SMI1/KNR4 family protein, whose translation MADADSELTRFGAGTHRYVLAPPLPEADIRAFETRHHIRLPADYRSFVAEVGDGPAGPAHGLMPLTVPRADVDDDWAVDEEWRGDRRPGRLAEPFPLTEPLPGAIGAPTEGLTPGTLMLAEEGCAMFVRLILNGPHAGQIWHLDPDWGGFVPMAPDFRTWYTDWLSPQ comes from the coding sequence ATGGCCGACGCCGATTCCGAGCTGACGCGCTTCGGGGCGGGTACGCACCGGTACGTGCTGGCGCCGCCGCTGCCCGAGGCGGACATCCGCGCCTTCGAGACGAGGCATCACATCCGCCTGCCGGCGGACTACCGGTCCTTCGTCGCCGAGGTCGGCGACGGCCCCGCCGGGCCCGCCCACGGGTTGATGCCCCTGACCGTCCCCCGCGCGGATGTCGACGACGACTGGGCCGTGGACGAGGAGTGGCGGGGCGACCGGCGACCTGGCCGACTCGCTGAACCCTTTCCGCTCACCGAACCCCTGCCCGGGGCCATCGGGGCGCCGACCGAGGGACTGACGCCGGGCACGCTCATGCTGGCCGAAGAGGGCTGCGCCATGTTCGTCCGCCTCATCCTGAACGGCCCCCACGCAGGCCAGATCTGGCACCTCGACCCGGACTGGGGCGGCTTCGTCCCGATGGCCCCCGACTTCCGCACCTGGTACACGGATTGGCTCAGCCCGCAGTAG
- a CDS encoding ATP-binding protein: protein MKRKTLAIALGALAAAAAGAPAAQAAAAPDVSGALGTVTSTLPVGEAAQTLPAPAGDLAAKAAPVAGQATGLLGGLPVGPAGALPAL, encoded by the coding sequence ATGAAGCGCAAGACCCTGGCCATCGCCCTCGGCGCGCTCGCCGCTGCCGCCGCCGGTGCTCCCGCCGCCCAGGCGGCCGCCGCCCCCGACGTGTCCGGGGCGCTGGGCACCGTGACGTCCACCCTGCCGGTGGGCGAGGCGGCGCAGACCCTGCCGGCGCCCGCGGGCGACCTCGCGGCCAAGGCCGCCCCCGTGGCCGGCCAGGCCACCGGCCTGCTGGGCGGCCTGCCCGTGGGCCCGGCGGGTGCCCTGCCGGCCCTGTGA
- a CDS encoding helix-turn-helix transcriptional regulator yields the protein MVNIRSLDPSASPLDYYGSELRRLREDAGLSQSQLGEAIFCTGSLIGQIETAHKVPTREFSERIDAALMTGGFFSRLVGLVLRSQLPSWFQEYAEMEAKAAYISTYQCQLVYGLLQTPAYARAVLSVEYTDRLEEMVAARVERQRILEREKPPVLWAVLDEAVLFREIGGREVMRGQLEHLLTFSREPWVQIQVLPFEAGEHAAVMGSFNVLRFDSNPDLFYSESYDSGHMTANPQVIRERSVGYSRLQATALSVEESAELIARVMEERYGHGAVA from the coding sequence GTGGTCAACATCCGCAGCCTGGATCCGTCCGCCTCGCCGCTGGACTACTACGGATCCGAACTCCGCCGCCTCCGCGAGGACGCCGGGCTCAGTCAGAGCCAGCTCGGCGAGGCCATCTTCTGTACGGGTTCGCTGATCGGTCAGATCGAGACGGCCCACAAGGTCCCCACCCGCGAGTTCTCCGAGCGCATCGACGCGGCGCTGATGACGGGCGGGTTCTTCTCGCGCCTGGTCGGGCTGGTGCTGCGCAGCCAGTTGCCGAGCTGGTTCCAGGAGTACGCGGAGATGGAGGCGAAGGCGGCGTACATCTCGACGTACCAGTGCCAGCTCGTCTACGGCCTGCTCCAGACGCCCGCGTACGCCCGCGCTGTGTTGAGCGTCGAGTACACGGACCGGCTGGAAGAGATGGTCGCGGCCCGGGTGGAGCGGCAGCGGATCCTGGAGCGCGAAAAGCCGCCCGTGCTGTGGGCGGTGCTCGACGAAGCCGTGCTCTTCCGGGAGATCGGCGGACGTGAGGTCATGCGGGGGCAGTTGGAGCACCTGCTGACCTTCAGCCGTGAGCCGTGGGTGCAGATCCAGGTGCTGCCGTTCGAGGCTGGGGAGCACGCGGCGGTGATGGGGTCGTTCAACGTTCTGCGGTTCGACAGCAACCCCGACCTCTTCTACTCCGAGAGTTACGACTCCGGTCACATGACCGCCAATCCGCAAGTGATCAGGGAACGTTCCGTCGGTTACTCTCGCCTCCAGGCCACGGCCCTCTCCGTGGAGGAGTCGGCCGAGCTGATCGCTCGTGTGATGGAGGAACGGTATGGACACGGTGCAGTGGCGTAA
- a CDS encoding DUF397 domain-containing protein: MDTVQWRKSSYSGSNGGDCIEVADLAPHIAVRDSKEPSRPHLLATPEAFAVFVEAAAQGRV; this comes from the coding sequence ATGGACACGGTGCAGTGGCGTAAGTCGTCGTACAGCGGTTCCAACGGCGGCGACTGCATCGAGGTCGCCGATCTCGCCCCCCACATCGCCGTCCGCGACTCCAAGGAACCCTCCCGGCCCCACCTCCTCGCCACCCCCGAGGCCTTCGCCGTGTTCGTCGAGGCGGCCGCGCAGGGGCGTGTCTGA
- a CDS encoding DUF2199 domain-containing protein: MSDHPAHPSTAPSTAPATCSCCGDALVDERRIDVRFGLPDVAFELPEEARRSPGPSALLALDGGGFFVRCLLPVRLTGEAELVLGAWVEVDETTFRRAADVWDDAAGYAELVVRGRLANAVRPWGEEVLGAEFTGRIRDVEELPYLVEGHGPAAVRLLGDVWDRDHVLARFPHPLPVAVRTDLGDGWSVERTAGFSARFENGADQFGAPDRSVAVGLFQDTEPGRSAEDFLAALLRGGPEVPAGQDHTERLPDGGVRYAFWCTPEDTGRPRHELTAYAVEPDGSAAGLYCSYEEPERHAWARHVWRSLRRDA; the protein is encoded by the coding sequence ATGAGCGACCACCCCGCACATCCCTCCACCGCCCCCTCCACCGCTCCGGCCACCTGTTCCTGCTGCGGTGACGCCCTCGTCGACGAGCGGCGGATCGACGTTCGCTTCGGGCTGCCGGACGTCGCGTTCGAGCTTCCCGAGGAGGCCCGGCGGTCGCCGGGGCCGTCCGCGCTGCTGGCGCTCGACGGGGGTGGGTTCTTCGTGCGGTGTCTGTTGCCGGTGCGGCTGACGGGGGAGGCCGAGCTGGTGCTCGGGGCCTGGGTGGAGGTCGACGAGACGACTTTCCGGCGGGCCGCCGACGTGTGGGACGACGCGGCCGGCTATGCGGAGCTCGTCGTGCGCGGGCGGCTCGCGAACGCCGTGCGGCCGTGGGGCGAGGAGGTCCTCGGGGCGGAGTTCACCGGGCGGATCCGGGACGTCGAGGAGCTGCCGTACCTCGTGGAGGGGCACGGGCCGGCGGCGGTACGGCTCCTCGGGGACGTCTGGGACCGGGACCACGTCCTGGCCCGCTTCCCGCACCCGCTGCCGGTCGCCGTGCGGACCGATCTGGGCGACGGGTGGTCGGTGGAGCGGACGGCGGGGTTCTCGGCGCGGTTCGAGAACGGCGCGGACCAGTTCGGGGCGCCGGACCGCAGCGTCGCCGTCGGGCTGTTCCAGGACACCGAGCCGGGACGGAGCGCCGAGGACTTCCTCGCCGCGCTCCTGCGGGGCGGCCCCGAGGTGCCGGCGGGGCAGGACCACACCGAGCGGCTGCCGGACGGCGGGGTCCGGTACGCCTTCTGGTGCACGCCCGAGGACACCGGGCGCCCGCGCCACGAGCTCACCGCGTACGCGGTGGAGCCGGACGGCTCGGCGGCCGGGCTGTACTGCTCGTACGAGGAGCCGGAGCGGCACGCGTGGGCGCGGCACGTCTGGCGTTCGCTGCGGCGGGACGCCTGA
- a CDS encoding GNAT family protein: MERRSDPPAPRLALRELVAADVPAVHGIYGSEAVTEHLSFAPRSVDEVRGIVGRSIDSARAVPREEYALAVVERASGVLVGFTRLALDPHQQRAATVGFALRPESWGIGYGRETVGLVLDLAFGELDLHRVWAARAPLNLASARTLLAAGFTEEGRIRGHVFVRGAWRDSVTYGVLREEWESRRPR; the protein is encoded by the coding sequence ATGGAGCGACGGTCTGACCCCCCGGCCCCCCGCCTCGCCCTCCGCGAGCTGGTCGCCGCCGACGTGCCCGCCGTGCACGGGATCTACGGCTCCGAGGCCGTGACCGAGCACCTGAGCTTCGCGCCGCGGTCCGTGGACGAGGTGCGGGGGATCGTCGGGCGGTCGATCGACTCGGCGCGGGCCGTGCCGCGGGAGGAGTACGCGCTGGCGGTCGTCGAGCGGGCCTCGGGCGTGCTCGTCGGCTTCACGCGGCTCGCGCTCGACCCGCACCAGCAGCGGGCGGCGACGGTGGGGTTCGCGCTGCGGCCGGAGTCGTGGGGGATCGGGTACGGGCGGGAGACGGTCGGGCTCGTCCTGGACCTGGCCTTCGGGGAGCTGGACCTGCACCGGGTGTGGGCGGCGCGGGCGCCGCTGAACCTCGCCTCGGCGCGTACGCTCCTCGCCGCCGGGTTCACGGAGGAGGGGCGGATCCGGGGGCACGTGTTCGTGCGCGGGGCGTGGCGGGACTCGGTCACGTACGGGGTCCTGCGGGAGGAGTGGGAGTCCCGTCGTCCCCGGTGA
- a CDS encoding LysR family transcriptional regulator, which produces MRIGLRLCSRDMTVSIELRHLRCFLAIAEEENLTRAATRLHLTQPAVSRTLAALERHLGARLVDRSTHHLALTAEGRAFRDRAAAALAAFDAAVDPARLRHRPLRLGHAWSAYGPYTTPLLRRWQREHPETPLELLRIDDRTAGLARGQVDAALLRGTVEAPGLVTAELTTEPRVAALPADSPLADRPGELTLLDLADETVVLNTVSGTTTLTLWPLPARPTRTLTVANTDDWLTAIAAARGVGVSSASTAALHPHPGVTYRPLRDAPPLPVVLAWRDAFPHPATEALVAMAREIVSGG; this is translated from the coding sequence ATGCGGATCGGCCTGCGGTTATGCTCCAGAGACATGACCGTGAGCATCGAGCTGCGCCACCTCCGCTGCTTCCTCGCCATCGCCGAGGAGGAGAACCTCACCCGGGCCGCCACCCGCCTCCACCTCACGCAGCCCGCCGTCTCCCGCACCCTCGCCGCCCTCGAACGCCACCTCGGCGCCCGGCTCGTCGACCGCTCCACCCACCACCTCGCCCTCACCGCCGAGGGCCGCGCCTTCCGCGACCGGGCCGCCGCCGCCCTCGCCGCCTTCGACGCCGCCGTCGACCCCGCCCGGCTGCGCCACCGCCCCCTCCGCCTCGGCCACGCCTGGTCCGCCTACGGCCCCTACACCACCCCGCTGCTGCGCCGCTGGCAGCGCGAGCACCCGGAGACCCCGCTCGAACTCCTCCGCATCGACGACCGCACCGCCGGCCTCGCCCGCGGCCAGGTCGACGCGGCCCTGCTGCGCGGCACCGTCGAGGCCCCCGGCCTCGTCACCGCCGAACTCACCACGGAACCGAGGGTCGCCGCCCTCCCCGCCGACAGCCCGCTCGCGGACCGCCCCGGCGAGCTCACCCTCCTCGACCTCGCGGACGAGACGGTCGTCCTCAACACCGTCTCCGGCACGACCACCCTCACCCTGTGGCCCCTGCCCGCCCGCCCCACGCGCACCCTCACGGTCGCCAACACCGACGACTGGCTCACCGCCATCGCCGCCGCCCGGGGCGTGGGCGTCTCCTCCGCCTCGACCGCCGCCCTCCACCCCCACCCGGGCGTCACCTACCGCCCCCTCCGCGACGCCCCGCCCCTCCCGGTGGTCCTCGCCTGGCGCGACGCCTTCCCGCACCCGGCGACGGAAGCGCTGGTCGCGATGGCCCGCGAGATCGTCAGCGGGGGCTGA
- a CDS encoding EamA family transporter, whose amino-acid sequence MAQPSAGASASASASAGPVSGPSPRTAARFGPVALVVAGGLSVQFGSAIAVLLMPRAGALGVVTLRLVLAALVLLLVCRPKVRGYGRADWGTVVGFGIALAGMNMLFYQSVDRIPLGAAVTLEVLGPLILSVVASRRLVNLLWAGLALGGVALLSGGGFERLDPLGAGFALAAGAMWAAYIVFSARTGRRFPQADGLALAMAFGAVLSLPFGIASAGDALLVPSTIGLGLGIALLSSVLPYTLEMLALRRLPAPTFAILMSLEPAIAAAAGFFILHQALSATDALAIAFVIGASIGAVRTQTKRVEAAAPTP is encoded by the coding sequence GTGGCGCAGCCGAGTGCCGGCGCGAGTGCGAGTGCGAGTGCGAGCGCGGGGCCGGTTTCGGGACCGTCTCCCAGGACCGCCGCCCGTTTCGGCCCCGTCGCGCTCGTCGTCGCCGGCGGGCTCTCCGTGCAGTTCGGCTCGGCCATCGCCGTCCTGCTGATGCCCCGGGCCGGCGCGCTCGGGGTCGTCACGCTGCGGCTGGTGCTCGCCGCGCTCGTCCTGCTGCTGGTCTGCCGGCCGAAGGTGCGCGGCTACGGCCGCGCCGACTGGGGGACCGTCGTCGGCTTCGGCATCGCGCTGGCGGGCATGAACATGCTCTTCTACCAGTCGGTCGACCGGATCCCGCTCGGCGCCGCCGTCACCCTGGAGGTGCTCGGCCCGCTGATCCTCTCCGTCGTCGCCTCCCGACGGCTCGTCAACCTGCTCTGGGCCGGCCTCGCGCTCGGCGGCGTCGCCCTGCTCAGCGGCGGCGGCTTCGAACGGCTCGACCCGCTCGGCGCGGGCTTCGCGCTCGCCGCGGGCGCCATGTGGGCGGCGTACATCGTGTTCAGCGCCCGCACCGGCCGCCGCTTCCCGCAGGCCGACGGCCTGGCGCTCGCGATGGCCTTCGGCGCCGTCCTCAGCCTGCCGTTCGGCATCGCGTCGGCGGGCGACGCGCTGCTCGTGCCGTCGACGATCGGCCTGGGCCTCGGCATCGCGCTGCTCTCCTCGGTGCTGCCGTACACCCTCGAAATGCTCGCCCTGCGCCGCCTGCCCGCCCCCACCTTCGCCATCCTGATGAGCCTGGAACCGGCCATCGCGGCGGCCGCCGGCTTCTTCATCCTCCACCAGGCGCTGTCGGCCACCGACGCCCTCGCCATCGCGTTCGTCATCGGGGCGAGCATCGGCGCGGTGCGGACGCAGACGAAGCGGGTGGAGGCGGCGGCCCCGACCCCGTAG
- a CDS encoding DUF1272 domain-containing protein yields the protein MALEMRDRCERCETAALPADGPARICSYECTFCVPCTEEMSGVCPNCGGELVPRPTRTT from the coding sequence ATGGCTCTTGAGATGCGCGACCGCTGTGAACGCTGCGAGACGGCGGCCCTGCCGGCGGACGGCCCCGCCCGGATCTGCTCGTACGAGTGCACCTTCTGCGTGCCCTGCACGGAGGAGATGTCCGGCGTCTGCCCCAACTGCGGCGGGGAGCTGGTCCCGAGGCCGACCCGGACCACGTAG
- a CDS encoding dihydrofolate reductase family protein: MRTLISSAFVSLDGVVEAPGGEEGYRNSGWTFKDIEFLPEAYEIKGREQQEATAMLLGRTSYEAFSPVWPGMADFADYKEMPKYVVSTTLTDDDLVSDWGPTTILRSVEEVAALKETEGGPIIVHGSATLNRALSDAGLIDRYHLLVFPLLLGAGKRLFSTTDKDAQKLKLVEHEAYANGIQKQVFDVVR, from the coding sequence ATGCGCACGCTCATCAGCTCCGCCTTCGTCTCCCTCGACGGCGTCGTCGAGGCCCCCGGCGGCGAGGAGGGCTACCGGAACTCCGGCTGGACCTTCAAGGACATCGAGTTCCTGCCCGAGGCGTACGAGATCAAGGGCCGCGAGCAGCAGGAGGCGACCGCGATGCTGCTCGGCCGCACCAGCTACGAGGCGTTCAGCCCCGTGTGGCCGGGCATGGCGGACTTCGCCGACTACAAGGAGATGCCGAAGTACGTCGTCTCCACGACCCTCACCGACGACGACCTGGTCTCCGACTGGGGCCCGACGACGATCCTGCGCTCGGTCGAGGAGGTCGCCGCCCTGAAGGAGACCGAGGGCGGCCCGATCATCGTGCACGGCAGCGCGACCCTGAACCGCGCCCTCTCCGACGCCGGCCTGATCGACCGCTACCACCTGCTGGTCTTCCCGCTCCTCCTCGGCGCCGGCAAGCGCCTCTTCAGCACGACGGACAAGGACGCCCAGAAGCTGAAGCTCGTCGAGCACGAGGCGTACGCCAACGGCATCCAGAAGCAGGTCTTCGACGTCGTCCGCTGA
- a CDS encoding TIGR03084 family metal-binding protein has protein sequence MSDPGAVHAVIADLSAEGEELDRIVAGSGHEGWALDTPAAGWTVAHQIAHLAWTDRAALLAVTDADAFAVEVEKALAAPDRFVDEGAEEGAALPPAELLARWRDGRERLREALLGVAPGGRFPWYGPPMSAPAMATARLMETWAHGQDVADALGVVRTPTARLRHVAWIGHRARGYAYLARGEQPPAEPVRVELVAPDGEVWAYGPGDAAQRVTGTALDFCLLVTQRVHRDDTGLRAEGADAEHWLRIAQAFAGPAGAGRAPRGGAR, from the coding sequence GTGTCCGACCCCGGCGCCGTTCACGCGGTCATCGCCGACCTGTCCGCCGAAGGCGAGGAACTCGACCGGATCGTCGCCGGGTCGGGGCACGAGGGGTGGGCGCTCGACACGCCCGCCGCCGGCTGGACCGTCGCCCATCAGATCGCCCATCTCGCCTGGACCGACCGGGCCGCGCTGCTCGCCGTCACCGACGCCGACGCGTTCGCCGTGGAGGTCGAGAAGGCGCTCGCCGCGCCCGACCGGTTCGTCGACGAGGGGGCGGAGGAGGGGGCTGCGCTGCCGCCCGCCGAGCTGCTCGCGCGCTGGCGGGACGGGCGGGAGCGGCTGCGGGAGGCGCTGCTCGGCGTGGCGCCGGGTGGACGGTTCCCCTGGTACGGGCCGCCGATGAGCGCGCCGGCGATGGCGACCGCGCGGCTGATGGAGACCTGGGCGCACGGGCAGGACGTGGCCGACGCCCTCGGGGTCGTACGGACGCCCACCGCGCGGCTGCGGCACGTCGCCTGGATCGGACACCGGGCCCGCGGCTACGCCTACCTGGCGCGGGGCGAGCAGCCGCCCGCCGAGCCGGTGCGGGTGGAACTCGTCGCGCCGGACGGGGAGGTGTGGGCGTACGGGCCCGGGGACGCGGCCCAGCGGGTCACCGGGACCGCCCTCGACTTCTGTCTGCTCGTCACCCAGCGGGTGCACCGGGACGACACCGGCCTGCGGGCCGAGGGCGCCGACGCCGAGCACTGGCTGCGCATCGCCCAGGCGTTCGCCGGGCCGGCCGGGGCCGGGCGCGCGCCCAGGGGAGGGGCCCGGTGA